The stretch of DNA CCATATGGCACGCAAATAACTCACTACAGGGCAGCCCGTCATATCACCCTGCCCATCTTGATATGCATCACCGGAACCTCTTTCCCCGTCGtccccctcttctcaaactcgACCGGGTCCAAAACGTCCATCCCACAGTTCCCATAGAACCTCGTCTGATTCGCTCGCGCATCAAAATGGAAAAGCACATTGCCCTCTCCATATTTGTCCTTCAACAGAGAAACCGCATGCGCAAACATGGTTCGTCCGATACCCAGTCCGCGTAAATCAGGGTGGACAGCAAACTTGTGCAGTTGGACGTGCGTCAAGGACGGGGCGAGAAGCGGTgtgggaggagaggtggCGGGGGAGAGTGGGCGGTACGGCTGGAGGGCGAGCGTCATGATGCCGATCGGCTCTTGTGCCGGGGCCGTGCCAGGGAGCTGATCGGGCGGGCGCTGGGTCTCTACTGGGGCGCAGAGATAGGCACCGAGGTGGACGGTCGCGGGAGCAAAGTCATAGGCGGGGTCGAGCTGCGAGCCCAGCGCAATGGACGGCCAGAGCACGAGGTGGCGGAGGGGCGCTGTCTGCTGCGGCGTGATCGCCGTGATCGCAACAGTCGGCGTGATGCTCGGGCCCATCGCTGGTATGCGCTGGATGTTTCGCTTTGTCTCGTACTTTATACAGACGCGTCAGGCACGTGACCAGATGATGTCAACCGACGCGTCGCGTAACATGGGTCCATCGATCTTGTTTCCACTAACATTTCCCAACTAGCTGTACGCTTCGAGGATCCGGGAGACACCAGCATGGAAGCCGACGAGCCGCCCAGGTACCCAGATATCCAGGGGTACTATCTCAGCAGGGAAATAGGCGGTGGAGGGTTCTCCAAGTAAGCCCCCCTCTCCGTCGAGGCGCCGCTGTCCTAATGATCTCAGGGTGTACCGAGCTGTGCACAGGCAAACAAGAGGGCTTGCGGCATGTAAAGTGATCAACCTTTACGTCAACCCCGCCTGGGGCCTTGGCACCCCCAACATCAAGGAGCTTCAAAAGGAAGTCCAGGTACACAAGGCCCTCAAAAACCCATATATCCTCGAGTTCCTGCACCACGAAACAATAAAAATCGATAATCCCGATCATTATACGCCGGGACTGTATATGCTTCTCGAGCTGGCTGTTGGTGGAGATTTGTTTGACAAGATTGGTACGTATAATGCTTTGTCAGGGTTGACAAACCTGACGGTCGTTATCAGCACCGGACGTTGGCGTGCCCGAAGATCTTGCCAAGTTTTACTTTGCCCAGATGGTCGCTGGCGTGGTAAGTTTTCTTGTAAGGATACTCTAGCATCAACCAAATTAAATGCTCTGCTAGGAATTCATCCACGCCAAAGGTATCGCCCACCGAGACCTTAAACCCGAAAACCTCCTTCTTGCAGCGAACGGTAACCTCAAAATCACCGACTTTGGTCTCTGCGCCGTATTCAGACACAAGGGCAAGACGAGATTACTGAGCGGGAGATGCGGAAGCCTGCCTTATGTTGCACCCGAAGTAAGTCGTGAATCACTGGTCAAGGCGTCTGTAAGACAAGCTTATAGAGCAAGAAAAGCTGACAAGACGAATAGCTTGGTGTGCCAGCAGGACAAGGGTATGCGGCAGAACCGGTTGACATTTGGGGAATGGGTGTTGTTCTCTACACCCTCCTCGTAGGTAGTACGTCCATCGCACTTGATTCATCGTCTTGATTCCCAAGTTGATGCTGAACCGGATATAGATACGCCATGGGATGAACCTTCGGAAAGTAGTCCTGAGTTCTGCGCGTACAGAACGGGCGAGTTGTTCAATTATGATCCATGGACAAGAATACGCGGTCAGGCATTGGGTAATGTTCTTCCATCCAGATTGCCTCTAAAAGGTATCTCGTGAACTAACCATCTCCATGAAATTAGATATTCTAAAGGGCTTGTTGTGTATCGACCCCCAGCAAAGATTAACGATCCCTGGTATCAAACACCACCCATGGTGTATGACGTGCGTCTCTCTGCCCTGTTCTCTTCCGTTCAGCCTCAAAATAATAACTGCACTTGTGCTGATGAAATAAATCTGACTCTGTACTTTTCCCAAACCAGACAAAGTCAACTGCGTCGCGAGCAGCTTTCCGAAGCTCTTACCCAAGGTATCCGCCAAGAGGGTATGATGGCGTATGCGGACCCCGTTTTCCGTTCAGGGGAATCTCAAGCCTACGCGGCTTCGTACGTCCCATCCGCCCAACCCCCCCTCAGAAGCAAATATGTGACTGACATTGCTCTTGTTTGGATGATACAGACGCGGAGCAAGGTTGGCCGGCGATACCGATTGGCTTAACAAGGAAGAATCGCAATTCATGCGCGGGACCGGAAACATTGTACGTTTCCTACATCACTCTCttgttctccttttcctttctgcGATAGCAAGCTTACCACCTCTTAACCACTTGCACAGACGCAATCCGGTGATCTGATGACCATCACCACCCGGTTCTGGATGGCTCTCCCGCCCAACGAAGCATTCCAGATCCTCGCCGCTTTCTTGCAGTCTGATGTCGCTGATGCCAACGGTTCCGTCCGTGCTGTCGCCGCTCCATCAGCACCAGGAGACTCGTTCCCTGGTTCTCACGGAGCAGCaggcggaggcggcggcggcggcggcggagggGGTGTGATCAAACTTCACAAGGCGGCGGGACATCAGTATGTGGAGGGCAAAGTACTTGTCTTGCCTAGCGATAGTTTGGCGGCCGAGGGCCAGAGTCTGGTGATCATGCAGAGGGCCAAGGGGTCGATCTTACATTGGAGGGCATTGTGGTGGAGTGTGGTGAGAGCGAATGAGCTGCAGGATTATGTTATTCGAGGAGACATGTGAAAAAAGACATCAGCAGGTAATGAGTATTTCAGTGAAAAGCAGGACAGGGCCAGAGTCATGGGATAGATATATGGGAGTATTAATCACAACTTGATGCATAGATTATGGTCTTCCAATATATGCCTTAATTCTAACAATATGCGTCTCTTGAAACCCGTGTTTACTGTaaaaagaatgaagaagaacccGTATCGTCAGCACGGATACAAAATGATTTTgaacgaggaagaagaagaaaaaaaaaaaaagacttACATAAACCTCGAGAACAtacctctcctcctccttgagcTCCTCCAAGTACTCTTcagcctccttcctctccataCCACCTTCCCGAGTCAAACTGCCGACCAAAGCCTCGTAAACATCCGGCACAGGCCACGTAGGACCACAGAGGTAAAAGTACGCGGCGTCGCTACCCTTGCCCTTCAACAACCTGGCCAACATACTCTTGTCCTGAGACATCTTGTGCTGGATATAAGTCTTGCTGTCAGAGTCTCGAGAGAAGGCGAGACCGGCGTGGGAAATGATGCCAGAGGCGATGTAAGCTTCAATGTCCTCGCCGTAGAGGTACTCTTGGGATCGGTATCGGGAACCAAAGTAGTAGATGAGAGGACCGACTTCGATGCCTTGGGATCGTTGCCAAGCTCGGTGCTGCATGAAAGCTCGGAAGGGTGCGGCACTAAGAggtgaaaaaaaagaaagaaattGGTCAGCCACATACAATAAAcacaattttttttttttgacGTGACGTACCCTGTACCGAGACCGGCCATGATGATGGGCTGCTTGTTGTCAGGAGGAAGCTTCATGACGGATGGCTTGATTGACACGGTAACCTTGTCTCCGGGCTTGAGAGCAGCCAAGTACCTAGTACATTGACCGAATCGAGGGGAGCCtattaaaaaaaaaagcgtCAGTACAAAGAAACTATTAGATGGACGAATTGACCCACCCTTGGAGTTGATCCAATCGACAGTCACAATCAACAACTCAACCTTGTCTCCAACCGCCTTTTGACTGCTCGCGATAGAGTAGTGCCTCGGCTTGATCTCGGGAATCAAAccaacaagctcttcgaTACCAGGTCTCGCACTCTTGAACATTTTCAAAACATCGGCAAAAGTGACGGTGATGTCCTCAGCCAATCGCTTGAACAACTCGGCACCTTCAGGAGCAGAGATGAACTTGAGTCGCATAGCTTCGGCCTTGGTGGTGGCAATCTTGCTGAGCGCAGCGTAGAACGCCTTGCCCGGTCGACCAAAGAGATCAATGTTCTGCTGcaagagctggaagacgGTTCGCGTCTCAAGAGTACCTTGCCTCGTAGGAGAGGGGAAAGTGACGACCGCGTCGGGATCGAGGCCGTACCACTCGCAAAACTCGCGCACCTCATTCGTATCGTTCCAACCGTGAATACCGATAGCTTCACCAATCTCGTACTTGAGGCCGGTACCGGCAGTGTCGAGCTCGAGGTGGAAGACGTTTCGGTCATAAGTGGCAGGAGTGAGTCGACGGTTCTCGGAGACGGTAACGAGGAAGGTCTCTTCAGACATGGAAGG from Cryptococcus neoformans var. neoformans B-3501A chromosome 7, whole genome shotgun sequence encodes:
- a CDS encoding hypothetical protein (HMMPfam hit to Pkinase, Protein kinase domain, score: 239.7, E(): 5.2e-69); this encodes MEADEPPRYPDIQGYYLSREIGGGGFSKVYRAVHRQTRGLAACKVINLYVNPAWGLGTPNIKELQKEVQVHKALKNPYILEFLHHETIKIDNPDHYTPGLYMLLELAVGGDLFDKIAPDVGVPEDLAKFYFAQMVAGVEFIHAKGIAHRDLKPENLLLAANGNLKITDFGLCAVFRHKGKTRLLSGRCGSLPYVAPELGVPAGQGYAAEPVDIWGMGVVLYTLLVGNTPWDEPSESSPEFCAYRTGELFNYDPWTRIRGQALDILKGLLCIDPQQRLTIPGIKHHPWCMTQSQLRREQLSEALTQGIRQEGMMAYADPVFRSGESQAYAASRGARLAGDTDWLNKEESQFMRGTGNITQSGDLMTITTRFWMALPPNEAFQILAAFLQSDVADANGSVRAVAAPSAPGDSFPGSHGAAGGGGGGGGGGGVIKLHKAAGHQYVEGKVLVLPSDSLAAEGQSLVIMQRAKGSILHWRALWWSVVRANELQDYVIRGDM